The Petropleomorpha daqingensis genome includes a window with the following:
- a CDS encoding glycosyltransferase family 4 protein: MSRRLDVLLALDYYAPYVSGLTNVARDVAEGLVERGHRVRVIAAWHDRRLPEREVIAGVEVERAPVLARFGKAVVSPALVRRVVAAARGASVTNLHLPMPEAGAIAPFVRSPLVVTYHCDVSPPPGAVGRLESAGVDLSSRVALRRAGSVVVTSDDYARASRVWPAMAGRTAVVPPPCHERRPGEPRFRDGAGLHVGFLGRIVEEKGLQHLVRGFQLLDDPEARLVIGGDFAEVAGGSVVDQVRRAVDGDPRIQLLGFLSEEQIADLYASIDVFALPSVNAFEAFGIVQVEAMMAGVPALASDLPGVRVPVRETGFGVVVPPRDPAAIADGLRRLAAKPPDAEAGRRAARERYAAPTVIDAYEELLVSAAASGR; this comes from the coding sequence GTCAGCGGGCTGACCAACGTGGCCCGCGACGTCGCGGAAGGGCTCGTGGAGCGCGGCCACCGGGTGCGGGTGATCGCCGCCTGGCACGACCGGCGGCTGCCGGAGCGGGAGGTGATCGCGGGGGTGGAGGTCGAGCGCGCCCCCGTGCTCGCCCGGTTCGGCAAGGCCGTGGTCAGCCCGGCCCTCGTGCGGCGGGTGGTCGCCGCCGCACGCGGCGCATCGGTGACCAACCTGCACCTGCCCATGCCCGAGGCCGGCGCGATCGCTCCGTTCGTCCGCTCGCCGCTGGTGGTCACCTACCACTGCGACGTCAGCCCGCCGCCCGGCGCGGTCGGCCGGCTCGAGTCGGCCGGGGTCGACCTGTCCAGCCGGGTGGCCCTGCGCCGGGCCGGGTCCGTCGTGGTCACCAGCGACGACTACGCGCGGGCCAGCCGGGTCTGGCCGGCGATGGCCGGGCGGACGGCGGTGGTCCCGCCGCCCTGCCACGAGCGGCGGCCCGGAGAGCCCCGCTTCCGCGACGGCGCCGGGCTGCACGTCGGCTTCCTCGGCCGGATCGTCGAGGAGAAGGGGCTGCAGCACCTGGTGCGCGGCTTCCAGCTGCTCGACGACCCGGAGGCGCGGCTGGTCATCGGCGGCGACTTCGCCGAGGTGGCCGGCGGGTCGGTGGTCGACCAGGTGCGCCGGGCGGTCGACGGCGACCCGCGGATCCAGCTGCTCGGCTTCCTCTCCGAGGAGCAGATCGCCGACCTCTACGCCTCTATCGACGTGTTCGCGCTGCCGTCGGTGAACGCCTTCGAGGCGTTCGGCATCGTCCAGGTCGAGGCGATGATGGCCGGCGTCCCGGCGCTGGCCAGCGACCTGCCCGGCGTGCGGGTGCCGGTGCGGGAGACCGGGTTCGGCGTCGTCGTCCCGCCTCGCGACCCCGCCGCGATCGCCGACGGGCTGCGCCGCCTGGCGGCGAAGCCACCCGACGCCGAGGCCGGCCGCCGCGCGGCACGGGAGCGCTACGCGGCGCCGACGGTGATCGACGCCTACGAGGAGCTGCTGGTCAGCGCAGCAGCGAGCGGGCGATGA